The proteins below come from a single Vidua chalybeata isolate OUT-0048 chromosome 1, bVidCha1 merged haplotype, whole genome shotgun sequence genomic window:
- the CDH2 gene encoding cadherin-2, with protein MCRVAGAPPRILPPLALMLLAALQQAPIKATCEDLSCKTGFPEDVHSAVVSRSVHGGQPLLNVRFRSCDGNKKIHFGSSEPEDFRVGEDGVVYAERSFQLSAEPTEFVVSAQDKETQQEWQMRVKLTPEPAFTGASEKDQRKIEEIIFPWQQYKHSSSLKRQKRDWVIPPINLPENSKGPFPQELVRIRSDRDKSLSLRYSVTGPGADQPPTGIFIINPISGQLSVTKPLDREQIASFHLRAHAVDVNGNQVENPIDIVINVIDMNDNRPEFLHQVWNGTVPEGSKPGTYVMTVTAIDADDPNAQNGMLRYRILSQAPSSPSPNMFTINNETGDIITVAAGLDREKVQQYTLIIQATDMEGNPTYGLSNTATAVIAVTDVNDNPPEFTAMTFYGEVPENRVDVIVANLTVTDKDQPHTQAWNALYRMTGGDPTGRFTILTDPNSNDGLVTVVKPIDFETNRMFVLTVAAENQVPLAKGIQHPPQSTATVSITVIDVNESPYFVPNPKLVRQEEGLMAGSMLTTFTAQDPDRYMQQTSLRYSKLSDPANWLKIDPVNGQITTTAVLDRESIYVQNNMYNATFLASDNGIPPMSGTGTLQIYLLDINDNAPQVHPKEATTCETLQPNAINITAVDPDIDPNAGPFAFELPDTPASIKRNWTIVRISGDHAQLSLRIRFLEAGIYDVPIVITDSGNPHASSTSLLKVKVCQCDLNGDCTDVDRIVGAGLGTGAIIAILLCIIILLILVLMFVVWMKRRDKERQAKQLLIDPEDDVRDNILKYDEEGGGEEDQDYDLSQLQQPDTLEPDAIKPVGIRRLDERPIHAEPQYPVRSAAPHPGDIGDFINEGLKAADNDPTAPPYDSLLVFDYEGSGSTAGSLSSLNSSSSGGEQDYDYLNDWGPRFKKLADMYGGGDD; from the exons TGAGGTTTCGAAGCTGtgatggaaacaaaaaaatacatttcgGTAGCAGTGAGCCAGAAGATTTCAGAGTAGGTGAAGACGGTGTGGTCTATGCAGAGCGAAGCTTTCAACTTTCAGCAGAGCCCACTGAGTTTGTCGTGTCTGCTCAAGACAAGGAAACCCAGCAAGAATGGCAAATGAGGGTGAAGCTAACCCCTGAACCAGCCTTCACAGGGGCTTCAGAAAAG GACCAAAGGAAAATTGAAGAAATCATATTTCCATGGCAACAATAcaagcacagcagctctctgaagAGGCAGAAGAGAGACTGGGTTATTCCTCCAATCAACCTACCAGAAAATTCCAAAGGACCTTTTCCTCAGGAATTAGTTAGG ATTAGGTCGGATCGTGATAAAAGCCTCTCGCTGCGGTACAGTGTGACTGGCCCAGGAGCTGACCAGCCTCCAACAGGCATCTTCATCATCAACCCCATCTCAGGACAGCTGTCTGTGACGAAGCCTTTAGACCGGGAGCAGATTGCTTCTTTTCAT CTGAGAGCACACGCAGTGGATGTAAATGGAAACCAAGTGGAAAATCCTATTGACATTGTTATTAATGTCATTGACATGAATGACAATAGACCTGAATTCTTACACCAGGTTTGGAATGGGACAGTCCCGGAGGGATCAAAGCCAG GGACCTACGTGATGACTGTTACTGCCATCGATGCTGATGATCCCAATGCCCAGAATGGGATGCTGAGATACAGAATCTTGTCACAGGCCCCGAGCAGCCCCTCTCCAAACATGTTTACAATCAACAACGAGACTGGTGACATTATCACTGTAGCAGCTGGGCTTGACAGAGAG AAAGTACAACAATATACATTAATAATTCAAGCTACGGACATGGAAGGAAACCCAACATATGGTCTTTCAAACACAGCAACTGCTGTCATCGCTGTGACAGATGTCAATGACAATCCTCCAGAGTTCACTGCCATGACT TTCTACGGGGAAGTACCAGAGAACAGGGTGGATGTGATCGTAGCGAATCTGACGGTGACAGATAAAGACCAGCCGCACACGCAGGCGTGGAACGCCCTGTACCGAATGACTGGGGGGGACCCGACGGGCCGCTTCACCATCCTGACCGATCCCAACAGCAACGACGGGCTGGTGACTGTCGTAAAG CCTATCGACTTCGAGACCAACAGGATGTTTGTACTTACCGTAGCTGCGGAAAATCAAGTGCCTTTGGCTAAGGGGATTCAGCATCCTCCTCAGTCAACAGCAACCGTGTCCATTACGGTCATTGATGTGAACGAGAGCCCGTATTTTGTTCCAAACCCCAAGCTTGTGCGTCAGGAAGAAGGGCTGATGGCTGGTAGCATGTTGACAACTTTTACTGCTCAGGACCCGGATCGTTACATGCAGCAAACGTCTCTAAG GTACTCAAAACTTTCAGATCCTGCAAACTGGCTGAAGATTGATCCTGTTAATGGACAAATAACTACTACGGCTGTTTTGGACAGAGAGTCAATATATGTGCAAAACAATATGTATAATGCAACATTTCTTGCTTCTGATAATG gaaTACCCCCCATGAGTGGAACTGGCACACTTCAGATATACCTGCTGGACATCAATGATAATGCCCCCCAAGTGCATCCAAAAGAAGCCACAACTTGTGAAACGCTGCAGCCTAATGCTATTAACATCACTGCTGTAGACCCTGACATAGATCCAAATGCAGGCCCGTTTGCCTTTGAGCTGCCTGACACACCTGCTAGTATTAAGAGGAATTGGACCATTGTTCGAATCAGTG GCGATCACGCCCAGCTCTCCTTAAGAATCCGGTTCCTGGAGGCCGGTATCTACGACGTGCCCATAGTAATTACAGATTCTGGAAATCCACATGCATCCAGCACTTCCTTGCTGAAGGTGAAAGTTTGCCAGTGTGACTTGAATGGAGACTGCACAGATGTTGACCGGATTGttggtgcagggctgggcactggtgCCATCATTGCAATTCTGCTTTGTATCATCATCTTGCTCA TTTTAGTTTTAATGTTCGTGGTATGGATGAAACGCCGTGATAAAGAGCGTCAGGCAAAGCAGCTCTTGATTGATCCTGAAGATGATGTGAGGGACAACATTCTGAAATACGATGAAGAAGGGGGTGGAGAAGAAGATCAG GATTATGACTtgagccagctccagcagcctgaCACTCTGGAACCAGATGCCATCAAACCTGTTGGAATCAGACGTCTTGATGAAAGGCCAATCCATGCAGAACCTCAGTATCCAGTCAgatcagctgctcctcatcctggggacattggggactTCATTAATGAg GGACTTAAAGCAGCTGACAATGACCCTACAGCCCCACCGTATGACTCCCTCTTAGTCTTTGACTACGAAGGAAGCGGCTCCACTGCTGGATCCTTGAGCTCTCTTAACTCCTCAAGTAGTGGTGGTGAGCAAGACTATGACTACCTAAATGACTGGGGCCCACGTTTCAAGAAACTTGCTGATATGTACGGTGGAGGTGATGACTGA